In Chryseobacterium sp., the genomic window AGTCTTGTTAATGAGAATACGAACGAAGTTGTCTATACCTCAAAAGATATCGAACAATATCACGGTTATGAAGACGGCGAAAGCTGGTCGGAAGGAAACCAGTCCGAAGAATTTAATCTTTGCGGAGTAAGTTCCGGGAAATATCATTTTCTTATTTCGGCAGAAAAAGAAGGGACTTTACCTGCATTTTCCGGTCTACAGTCACCGGATTCAAAAGTACTGATCTCTAGGGATAAATCCGGGATTCTGGACGTTACCGATATCTATAAAGCACAATCTACAACTTTTATAGACGGAAAAACACTGGAAAAAGATTCATCAGAACTTGGTAAACTCGTGAAGGCATCCTTTGGAACATCAAAAATAGATTCCCTGATCAATGCTGAAGGACTAAGACTTACAACAGATGCTGTCACAGCAAACAGCGATGTTAAGATCAAAGCAATCTGGCTTCCCGTTTCATTCTGGAATTTCGGATTTATGTTATTCATAATGATTGTTCTGTTTGTGGCTATGTGGATAGGAAGACATTTCTTTAATGTCAGTAAATGGAAGAACAGTTCAAACACCCCTTATTCCACCTCATGATGACCAATACTTTACATTACATAAGACAAAACTGGATACTCTGTTTGATTGGAGGATTTTTCCTGGCGTGGTTTGTATACCTTACTTACCAGGGAAATCAGGTCTGCGATTGTGCCAAAACGGAAACATACCGCGACGGGACCACAAGAAGCCATTCCAGAGTAGGATTCTACAGATACTATCACAAATAAAAATATAAAAACTATGGACAACATCAATCTATTACCCATATTAAACTCGGTTCTTTACTCATTTTTAGGAATCGCGATTCTGCTGGTATGCTATTTCGTTATTGAAAAGCTGACTCCGGAAAAAACATGGCATGAGATCGCTCAGAACAAAAACATAGCACTGGCTATTGTTTTCGGAGCATTTATCATCGGAATTTCAATGATTATAAGCGCCGCGATTCATGGATAAGAAGAGGATTCCTCTTGAGCTGCTTTTATTGTTTTCAGTATTCGTCATTGCTACCTGCGGATTGATTTATGAATTGGTGGCCGGAGCCCTGGCGAGCTATCTTTTAGGAGACTCTGTAAAGCAGTTTTCATTCATCATTGGGGTGTATCTGTTTTCCATGGGAGTAGGTTCCTATTTTGCGAAATTCATCAAAGGAAATCTGATCGATAAATTCATTGAGATTGAGATCCTGGTAGGAATCGTAGGCGGAATCAGCTCTGTTGTACTCTTTACTTTGTTTAATACACTGGCACATTTTGAAAGCGTTCTCTACCTTTTTGTCTTTTTCACCGGGTGTCTCGTTGGGGTGGAAATTCCGCTTTTGATGAACATTCTGAAAGACAGAGTGCAGTTTAAAGATTTAGTTTCCAATGTCTTTGCATTCGATTATATTGGGGCTTTACTGGCATCAATTCTTTTTCCGCTGGTTTTAATTCCACAGCTGGGAATTGTAAAAACACCTTTGTTTTTTGGGCTTATTAATATCTCTATTGCAATATTTCTATGCTATTACCTTAAAAAGGAATTGTCAAAACCATTATCATTAAAAGTAAAATCAATTTCAGCATTTATTGTATTGGTGGGACTTTTTATTTTTTCTGATACTATTTTGTCTTATTCTGAAGAAAAATTATATGGTGAAAATGTAGTCTATACCAAAAGTTCACCTTACCAAAGGATTGTTCTGACCAGAAATACCCACGAATTCCGCCTGTATTTAAATAACAACTTACAGTTTTCATCCACCGATGAATACCGCTATCATGAAGCTTTGGTACATCCTGCGATGTCTATGGCAAAAAATATTGATAAGGTTCTGATTCTCGGAGGTGGAGACGGTTTTGCAGCCAGAGAAGTATTAAAATACAATGATGTTAAAAAAATTACGCTTGTGGATCTTGATGGGGAAATGACTCAGTTTTTTAAGACCAATGAAACGATGCGCAGGCTGAATCAAAGTTCTTTTTCCAATCCAAAAGTGGAGGTTATCAATAAAGACGCCTATATTTGGGTAAAAGAGAACAAAAAAAAGTTTGATGTCATTATCATAGATTTCCCGGATCCATCTAACTACAGCTTAGGAAAACTATATTCCCTGCAGTTTTATAAAGAACTGGAGAAGCTGACGACTCTTGATACCAAGATTGTGGTGCAGACCACCTCCCCATACTTTGCTCCGAAATCTTTCTGGTGTATCGAAAAAACGATCAATCAGATTTTTCCTTTTACAGTAGCATATCATACCTATGTTCCGTCTTTTGGAGAATGGGGATTTTCTATGGCTTCATTTGAACCCGTCAACAACAGGATCTACAGAATGCTTCCCAATTTAAAATACTATGATTACAACTTTTCACAAATGTCTTATTTCAATAAAGATATGAAAGTGAAAGACGTAGAAGTTAACCGTCTGGATAACCAGATATTAGTCCGTTATTTCGATGAAGAGTGGGGAAAAGTTCAGTAGAAAAGATTTTCTTAAAACTATATTTTTAGGTAGCCTTATGCTTCCCTTTTTGCAGTATTGCGGAAAGAAAGCAAAATCGCTGCTGTTGAAGATCACCGGGACCAACCATGTGCTCGGGCATAGATTATGGGCAAAAGATTTTCCTCCGTTTTCAGAAGTTATCCACACCCAATATCTTATTGTGGGTGGTGGAATTTCCGGACTTTCTGCATGCCGGTTTTTTAATTTGAATAATGAACATGATTATCTTCTCCTGGAAATGGAAAACCATCTGGGGGAAATTCTTCAAACGGACAGAATTCATTTTCAAAGTTTCCATTGGGAGCTCATTATTTACCTTTACCGAATAAAGAGAACGTAGAAATTATAGACTTTTTGAAAGAATGTGGAATCTGCCTTGGAACTGAAGAAAGCGGAGAACCTATTTTGGATGAATACCAAATGACCTTTCCACAGCAGGAAAGACTATTTTATAAAAACTCCTGGCAAAATGATATTGTGCCTCAAAGAGGTATTTCAGCAGAAACACAGCAGGAGCTCAACCGCTTTTTTAAGGTGATGGATGAGCTTCGTCTGAAGAAAGATGCACACGGAAAATATTGGTTTGCCATTCCGGTACATGATTCAAGCAGAGAAGATGAGGTTTTACAGCTTGAAAAACTCATTTTCAAAGACTGGCTCAAAGAAAATAACTACAGCTCGGAAGAGCTTCTCTGGCTTCTTGATTATTCATGCAGAGATGATTTTGGATTGGGAATAGACTATGTCTCGGCATGGGCGGGAATTCATTATTTTGCCGGAAGAAAGAATAACTGGAGCACAAAATATAAAGATCAGGTCTTCACATGGCCGGAAGGAAATGCCAGGCTGGCACAACACTTCTCAAAATATACTGCTGGAAAGCATATGTCCGGAAATCTGGTCTTTGATGTAAAGCTCAAGGATAAAGTTGAGGTAC contains:
- a CDS encoding NAD(P)-binding protein gives rise to the protein MLPFLQYCGKKAKSLLLKITGTNHVLGHRLWAKDFPPFSEVIHTQYLIVGGGISGLSACRFFNLNNEHDYLLLEMENHLGEILQTDRIHFQSFHWELIIYLYRIKRT
- a CDS encoding polyamine aminopropyltransferase gives rise to the protein MDKKRIPLELLLLFSVFVIATCGLIYELVAGALASYLLGDSVKQFSFIIGVYLFSMGVGSYFAKFIKGNLIDKFIEIEILVGIVGGISSVVLFTLFNTLAHFESVLYLFVFFTGCLVGVEIPLLMNILKDRVQFKDLVSNVFAFDYIGALLASILFPLVLIPQLGIVKTPLFFGLINISIAIFLCYYLKKELSKPLSLKVKSISAFIVLVGLFIFSDTILSYSEEKLYGENVVYTKSSPYQRIVLTRNTHEFRLYLNNNLQFSSTDEYRYHEALVHPAMSMAKNIDKVLILGGGDGFAAREVLKYNDVKKITLVDLDGEMTQFFKTNETMRRLNQSSFSNPKVEVINKDAYIWVKENKKKFDVIIIDFPDPSNYSLGKLYSLQFYKELEKLTTLDTKIVVQTTSPYFAPKSFWCIEKTINQIFPFTVAYHTYVPSFGEWGFSMASFEPVNNRIYRMLPNLKYYDYNFSQMSYFNKDMKVKDVEVNRLDNQILVRYFDEEWGKVQ
- a CDS encoding DUF350 domain-containing protein codes for the protein MDNINLLPILNSVLYSFLGIAILLVCYFVIEKLTPEKTWHEIAQNKNIALAIVFGAFIIGISMIISAAIHG